Proteins encoded in a region of the Vicia villosa cultivar HV-30 ecotype Madison, WI linkage group LG5, Vvil1.0, whole genome shotgun sequence genome:
- the LOC131602135 gene encoding methylecgonone reductase-like translates to MAAKNVPEVVLNSGEKMPAIGYGTATPPPPTALIDAIDIGYRHFDTASFYNTEELLGQAVSKALELGLIKNRDELFITSKLWCTDAHHDLVLPALKTTLKNLGLDYVDLYLIHWPVRLKQDAVGFKSEDMIPIDIKGVWEAMEECHRLGLAKSIGVSNFGAKKLSLLLENAKITPAVNQVEMSPSWNQGKLREFCKHKGIHVSAWSPLGAYKDPWGSPSVMDNPILHEIAEAKKKSVAQIILRWIYQHGVPAIVKSFNKERMKQNIEIFDWELSQEESDKINQIPQIRTLKGEMFISENGPYKSLEELWDGDV, encoded by the exons ATGGCGGCAAAGAATGTTCCAGAAGTGGTACTAAATTCAGGAGAAAAGATGCCAGCCATAGGATATGGAACAGCAACTCCTCCTCCTCCAACAGCTCTGATTGATGCTATTGACATTGGCTACAGACATTTTGATACTGCTTCTTTCTATAATACTGAAGAACTTCTAGGCCAAGCTGTGTCAAAAGCTTTAGAGCTAGGCCTCATTAAAAATCGCGACGAACTGTTTATTACTTCCAAGTTATGGTGTACTGATGCTCACCATGACCTTGTTCTCCCAGCTCTCAAAACCACTCTCAA AAATCTTGGGTTGGATTATGTGGATCTGTATTTGATTCATTGGCCAGTGAGGTTGAAACAAGATGCTGTAGGCTTTAAAAGTGAGGATATGATTCCTATCGACATAAAAGGAGTATGGGAAGCTATGGAAGAGTGTCATAGATTGGGCTTAGCAAAGTCTATTGGTGTTAGCAACTTTGGAGCCAAAAAACTCTCCTTACTTTTAGAAAATGCCAAAATCACTCCTGCGGTTAATCAG GTGGAAATGAGCCCATCATGGAATCAAGGGAAACTCAGAGAATTCTGCAAGCATAAAGGAATTCATGTGAGTGCATGGTCACCACTAGGAGCATACAAAGATCCTTGGGGTTCCCCTTCAGTGATGGATAATCCAATTCTGCATGAAATTGCTGAGGCTAAAAAGAAAAGTGTAGCCCAG ATAATTCTAAGATGGATATACCAGCATGGGGTACCTGCTATTGTGAAAAGCTTCAATAAGGAGAGGATGAAACAAAACATTGAAATATTTGATTGGGAATTGAGCCAAGAAGAGTCTGACAAAATCAATCAGATTCCTCAAATCAGAACCCTAAAAGGAGAAATGTTTATATCAGAAAATGGACCTTACAAATCCTTGGAAGAGTTGTGGGATGGAGATGTTTAA